The following are encoded together in the Actinoplanes sp. N902-109 genome:
- a CDS encoding PTS sugar transporter subunit IIA, which yields MTTNISGVLDVRAVRLHEAAVDREAALHRCADVLEEIGAVHPSYREAMLDREWAMSTYAGAGVAIPHGLDRSRDLVRRDSLAVLRFPEGVEWEGHRVTVCVAIAARGDGHVELLSTLARILLDPDRAAALHAAAEPEAIVAMLGTGADA from the coding sequence ATGACGACGAACATCAGTGGTGTGCTGGACGTGCGGGCCGTCCGGCTGCACGAGGCGGCCGTCGACCGGGAGGCCGCCCTGCACCGCTGCGCCGATGTGCTGGAGGAGATCGGCGCGGTGCACCCGTCGTACCGCGAGGCCATGCTGGACCGGGAGTGGGCGATGTCCACGTATGCGGGCGCCGGCGTGGCGATCCCGCACGGCCTCGACCGCTCGCGCGACCTGGTGCGCCGGGATTCGCTGGCGGTGCTGCGCTTCCCGGAAGGGGTGGAGTGGGAGGGCCACCGGGTGACCGTCTGCGTGGCGATCGCGGCGCGCGGCGACGGGCACGTCGAGCTGCTGTCCACGCTGGCCCGGATACTGCTCGACCCGGACCGCGCGGCGGCGTTGCACGCAGCGGCCGAACCGGAAGCCATTGTCGCGATGCTGGGGACGGGCGCGGACGCATGA
- a CDS encoding phosphoenolpyruvate--protein phosphotransferase, with protein sequence MGELLRGLGASSGTVTGPAFRLGDPPRLPRPCPVVDPGREVDRAYAAMDAVSDDMARRADNAADPTTAEILRVQAGLAVDRTLRDGVAAAVRAGHEAPHAVAAVLAEHRAALIAAGGLLATRAADLDDLRDRVVARCLGLPMPSLPAPGHPYVLIAVDLAPADAALLDPAHVLAVVTSAGSFLSHTAILARARGLPTVVACGGALDITDGTVVTVDGTTGRVTFGDLPPGVPRVPVQRGAEPADLRGQTADGHHIALLANIGCAAELAGAAVEGVGLFRTELLFQHHVDAPGSAEQCAAYREVFEAMPGRRVVVRTLDAGSDKPLPFLPAGDEPNPALGLRGLRVARRRGEILRTQIEAIATAARGCTARVEVMAPMVTTVTEAAQFTALCRDAGLPTVGVMVEVPAAAVRSAQILEVVDFLSVGTNDLSQYTFAADRRSGELADLLDPWQPALLSLVALCAAAGAAVGRPVGVCGEAAADPAFAVVLAGLGITSLSMAPVAIPAVRAALAAYTLAECRSAAQEALAATDPAAARAAVSRV encoded by the coding sequence GTGGGTGAGTTGCTGCGGGGTCTCGGGGCCAGTTCGGGCACGGTGACCGGGCCCGCGTTCCGGCTCGGGGACCCACCGCGGTTGCCCCGGCCCTGCCCGGTCGTCGACCCCGGCCGCGAGGTCGACCGGGCGTACGCGGCGATGGACGCGGTGAGCGACGACATGGCCCGGCGCGCGGACAACGCCGCCGACCCGACCACCGCGGAGATCCTGCGGGTGCAGGCCGGGCTGGCCGTGGACCGGACGCTGCGGGACGGTGTCGCCGCGGCCGTGCGGGCGGGTCACGAGGCTCCGCATGCGGTGGCAGCGGTCCTGGCCGAGCACCGCGCCGCTCTGATCGCGGCCGGGGGGCTGCTCGCGACCCGCGCCGCCGACCTCGACGACCTGCGGGACCGGGTGGTCGCCCGGTGCCTGGGGCTGCCGATGCCGTCGTTGCCGGCGCCCGGGCATCCGTACGTGCTGATCGCCGTTGATCTGGCCCCGGCCGATGCGGCGCTGCTCGACCCGGCGCACGTGCTGGCCGTGGTGACCTCGGCGGGCAGCTTCCTCAGCCACACCGCGATCCTGGCCCGGGCCCGGGGACTGCCGACCGTCGTGGCGTGCGGTGGTGCGCTCGACATCACCGACGGCACGGTGGTCACCGTGGACGGCACCACCGGCCGGGTGACGTTCGGCGATCTGCCGCCGGGTGTGCCCCGGGTGCCGGTCCAGCGCGGTGCCGAGCCGGCCGACCTGCGCGGGCAGACGGCCGACGGGCACCACATCGCCCTGCTGGCCAACATCGGGTGTGCCGCCGAGCTGGCCGGAGCCGCGGTCGAGGGGGTCGGGCTGTTCCGCACCGAGCTGCTGTTCCAGCATCACGTCGACGCGCCGGGCAGCGCCGAGCAGTGCGCGGCCTACCGCGAGGTCTTCGAGGCGATGCCGGGCCGCCGGGTGGTGGTGCGCACGCTGGACGCGGGCTCGGACAAGCCGCTGCCGTTCCTGCCGGCCGGCGACGAGCCCAACCCGGCACTGGGCCTGCGCGGGCTGCGGGTGGCCCGGCGGCGCGGCGAGATCCTGCGGACCCAGATCGAGGCGATCGCGACGGCGGCCCGCGGCTGCACCGCCCGCGTCGAGGTGATGGCGCCGATGGTGACGACCGTGACCGAGGCGGCGCAGTTCACCGCGCTGTGCCGGGATGCCGGGCTGCCCACGGTCGGCGTGATGGTCGAGGTGCCCGCGGCGGCGGTGCGGTCGGCGCAGATCCTCGAGGTCGTCGATTTCCTGAGCGTCGGCACCAACGACCTGAGCCAGTACACGTTCGCCGCCGACCGCCGCAGCGGCGAACTGGCCGACCTGCTCGACCCGTGGCAGCCCGCGTTGCTGTCGCTGGTGGCGCTGTGTGCCGCCGCCGGTGCCGCGGTCGGCCGTCCGGTCGGTGTGTGCGGCGAGGCGGCGGCCGACCCGGCGTTCGCCGTGGTGCTGGCCGGGCTGGGCATCACGAGCCTGTCGATGGCCCCGGTCGCGATCCCGGCGGTGCGGGCGGCGCTGGCCGCGTACACCCTGGCGGAGTGCCGGTCGGCGGCGCAGGAAGCCCTCGCCGCGACCGATCCGGCGGCGGCGAGGGCAGCGGTGAGCCGGGTCTGA
- a CDS encoding HPr family phosphocarrier protein, translated as MIRTVLVAGRSGLHLRAAARIADAAAALPTPVTVRTLQRPPVPADSMLALVSLGALCGTELILEADGQGAAQALADLADLFATDGDEPGAMGGAAGG; from the coding sequence ATGATCAGAACGGTTCTTGTCGCCGGCCGCTCCGGGCTGCACCTGCGGGCGGCCGCCCGCATCGCGGACGCGGCCGCGGCGTTGCCCACGCCGGTCACCGTGCGCACCCTGCAGCGCCCGCCGGTGCCGGCCGACAGCATGCTCGCTCTGGTCTCGCTGGGGGCGTTGTGCGGCACCGAGCTGATCCTGGAAGCGGACGGCCAGGGCGCGGCCCAGGCGCTCGCTGACCTCGCCGACCTGTTCGCCACCGACGGCGACGAGCCCGGTGCGATGGGGGGAGCGGCCGGTGGGTGA
- a CDS encoding 4-oxalocrotonate tautomerase family protein translates to MPFANLKVPADTLTAESKKKLIDAVTDAYADVYGERARATTLVLVEEVAEGGWGLGGNVLTAEMLGRS, encoded by the coding sequence ATGCCCTTCGCCAATCTCAAGGTCCCCGCGGACACGCTCACCGCGGAGTCCAAGAAGAAGCTGATCGACGCTGTCACCGACGCCTATGCCGACGTGTACGGCGAGCGCGCCCGCGCCACCACGCTCGTGCTCGTCGAGGAGGTCGCCGAGGGCGGCTGGGGTCTCGGCGGCAACGTCCTGACCGCCGAGATGCTCGGCCGCAGCTAG